One Candidatus Woesearchaeota archaeon genomic region harbors:
- a CDS encoding LamG-like jellyroll fold domain-containing protein, with translation MNKNRRLKSQLYYIALVILFALIFGYTAINIFDFGSTGRAFITTCSDTNTILKVANPTGGGHAGTWDGSSYTQELCDVRSSGQTCKNGNVFARLSGTTNAHVEKKGVITNNYFNVCFGDLTCSYASTCPSVPECLASISGDTNAHIGDCNVYSQNVCCKVSECVKQNKACCESARGQGTRYSTLDSSCYTGEQCWDSCITVPSVICPNGICLNCSFDNTAICTDGETPAANTGTAFADGKIAQGILIDSTDVLNYAALNNFNNEEGTIAFWFKTNWNANDPIASFVWFFDTNIVSTAAGQYRWSLSKIGSDLVFNVEGGTKNGLPVQLSAPTSISDWKANELHYITAAWDNNTGIDLYIDGALKKSNATKWDVNSGLNTYGYNLYLGIDYLSRYQVNGIIDELKVYNYARTKEQICQDSGKYWNGINCSVPNSPPSISAIQDQEGYENTPWILNLTSYVSDINNDPLTITTNSTYIRVNGKILTLNYSLPINESVKITVSDGLLSSSTNVNVKITAVNDPPILAPIGSLTAIIRQPFNKTITAVDEENNPLTFSANTALFSISNGTISFTPTAAQNGTYSINFSVSDGQLTDYEIVSFSIVETNRPPVISNFTPINTTINTTKGTMLFFNFSAYDPDGTTPSQKWLKDDTATLSTESSLLYNATSGMHTIKLVITDGIAEISQAWNISASYINNPPILIMPVPDQTITGNKTNVMNLNNYFTDPDDDTLTFSATTNANVNVIIVNGVVSFYSTTTTTTTERVIFTASDNIEAVPSNEISINIIAVAPSPKCGNNALDAGEECDGTKNQACKGLNCKSDCTCTKAVVPSCTPNWQCDIWLTCISGRQTRTCRDANSCNNMAGKPSEQQSCTVAPPQIEQPTKIKKPWWQGWMLYAILAVIVLGGAAGGGFVVYKQQGMKKKMATERQRLLQQEMMRAETQREAELRRYIADTLNKGFTQEQIKKRLIETGWSPAVVDRSIMAASPKKQMQSLLKLRPFEQVMQQKQEGRNEMFTQFEEKKEAEEIKPLPLKEKEIEKSKENEETFEKLGRLTKESSPFERLTKLKMKK, from the coding sequence ATGAATAAAAACCGAAGATTAAAAAGCCAGCTGTATTACATAGCTTTAGTTATATTGTTCGCCTTGATATTCGGATACACTGCAATAAACATATTTGATTTTGGATCAACAGGACGGGCGTTTATAACAACCTGTTCAGATACAAATACTATTCTGAAGGTAGCAAACCCGACTGGCGGCGGCCATGCAGGTACATGGGATGGTTCTAGTTATACCCAAGAATTATGCGATGTCAGGTCATCTGGCCAAACCTGCAAAAATGGCAATGTTTTTGCCAGATTATCAGGAACAACAAATGCGCATGTAGAGAAAAAAGGGGTTATCACCAATAATTACTTTAATGTCTGCTTTGGCGACTTGACATGCAGCTATGCCTCAACCTGCCCGTCTGTCCCAGAATGCCTTGCTTCAATATCCGGCGATACAAATGCGCATATAGGAGACTGCAATGTTTACTCGCAAAATGTTTGCTGCAAAGTAAGCGAATGTGTAAAGCAAAACAAGGCTTGTTGTGAATCTGCCCGGGGCCAGGGAACCCGTTACTCAACCCTGGATTCAAGCTGCTACACAGGAGAGCAATGCTGGGATTCATGCATAACAGTGCCATCAGTAATCTGCCCAAATGGTATATGCTTAAACTGTAGCTTTGATAACACAGCAATATGCACAGATGGCGAAACACCAGCAGCAAACACAGGAACAGCATTTGCAGATGGAAAAATAGCTCAGGGAATCCTAATTGACAGCACTGATGTTTTAAACTATGCTGCCCTGAACAACTTCAACAATGAAGAAGGAACAATAGCATTCTGGTTCAAAACAAATTGGAATGCAAATGATCCAATAGCAAGTTTCGTTTGGTTCTTTGACACAAATATTGTTTCAACTGCAGCAGGCCAATACAGGTGGAGCTTGTCTAAAATCGGCTCAGATTTAGTGTTCAATGTTGAAGGCGGCACTAAAAATGGCCTTCCAGTGCAGCTTTCTGCACCTACAAGCATATCAGACTGGAAAGCCAATGAGCTGCATTACATAACTGCTGCATGGGACAATAACACAGGAATTGATCTTTATATAGACGGCGCATTAAAGAAAAGCAATGCCACAAAATGGGATGTTAACAGCGGCCTAAACACCTATGGCTATAACCTATACCTCGGAATAGATTATCTGTCCAGATACCAGGTTAATGGTATAATAGATGAATTGAAAGTATATAATTATGCCAGGACAAAAGAGCAGATATGTCAGGACAGCGGCAAATATTGGAATGGCATCAACTGCTCTGTTCCAAACAGCCCGCCGTCAATCTCAGCAATACAAGACCAAGAAGGCTATGAAAACACACCATGGATATTGAATTTAACATCTTATGTAAGCGATATCAACAATGACCCGTTGACAATAACAACAAATTCAACTTATATAAGGGTAAACGGCAAGATTCTGACACTCAACTATAGCCTGCCAATTAATGAATCTGTAAAGATTACAGTTTCAGATGGCTTATTGAGCAGTTCGACAAATGTAAATGTCAAAATAACTGCTGTAAATGATCCGCCAATATTAGCGCCAATAGGCTCTTTGACAGCAATCATAAGGCAGCCATTTAATAAGACAATAACTGCAGTAGATGAAGAGAACAATCCTTTAACATTCTCAGCGAATACAGCATTATTCAGCATATCAAATGGCACAATCAGCTTTACGCCAACAGCAGCTCAAAATGGAACTTATTCAATTAACTTTTCAGTTTCAGACGGCCAGCTGACAGATTATGAAATCGTGTCATTTTCAATAGTTGAAACAAACAGGCCGCCTGTAATATCTAATTTCACTCCGATAAATACAACAATAAACACGACAAAAGGAACAATGCTGTTCTTTAACTTCAGCGCCTATGATCCTGACGGCACAACTCCGAGCCAGAAATGGCTGAAAGACGACACTGCAACGCTTTCAACTGAATCTTCATTGCTGTATAATGCCACATCGGGTATGCATACAATAAAGCTGGTAATAACAGACGGCATTGCAGAAATTTCTCAGGCATGGAATATAAGCGCTTCTTACATCAACAATCCCCCAATACTTATAATGCCTGTTCCTGACCAGACCATAACAGGAAATAAAACAAATGTGATGAATCTGAATAATTACTTCACAGACCCGGATGACGATACGCTTACATTTTCAGCGACAACAAACGCAAATGTAAATGTCATCATTGTTAACGGTGTAGTCAGCTTCTACTCAACCACAACTACGACAACAACAGAAAGGGTGATATTCACAGCATCTGACAACATAGAGGCTGTTCCGTCAAATGAGATTTCTATAAACATTATTGCAGTTGCTCCCTCGCCAAAATGCGGGAATAATGCCCTTGATGCCGGAGAAGAATGCGATGGAACAAAAAATCAGGCATGCAAAGGGCTTAATTGTAAATCCGACTGCACTTGCACAAAAGCAGTTGTGCCATCATGCACTCCAAACTGGCAATGTGATATATGGTTAACATGCATATCAGGGAGGCAGACAAGAACATGCAGGGATGCAAACAGCTGCAACAACATGGCGGGCAAGCCTTCTGAGCAGCAGTCATGCACTGTTGCACCGCCTCAAATAGAGCAGCCAACTAAAATTAAAAAGCCGTGGTGGCAGGGATGGATGCTTTATGCAATACTTGCTGTGATTGTATTAGGAGGTGCAGCTGGAGGCGGTTTTGTTGTCTATAAGCAGCAAGGGATGAAGAAAAAGATGGCTACTGAAAGGCAAAGATTATTGCAGCAGGAGATGATGAGGGCTGAAACTCAAAGGGAGGCTGAATTAAGAAGATATATTGCAGATACTCTGAATAAAGGCTTCACACAGGAACAAATCAAAAAAAGGCTGATA